Within Metabacillus sp. KUDC1714, the genomic segment TTATTCTTTGAGGATCTTGTCATGAGTGTTGGTCGTTTGACCAACTTGGACTTTGCAGTTGGCTTAATAGCAATCCTTCTAGTTTTAGAGGCTACTAGACGCGCAGTCGGTCTACCAATTATGATTATCGCGATAATCTTCGTACTTTATGGGATATTCGGGGAGTATATGCCAGGATTCTTATCCCATCGAGGGTTGAGCTTGGACAGACTAGTGCAGACCATGTTTTTTACAACAGAGGGAATTTTAGGAACACCTTTAGCTGTTTCATCAACATTTATCTTCCTATTCTTATTATTTGGTTCTTTCTTAATTCGAACAGGAGTTGGCCAATACTTTAACGATCTTTCAATCGCTATTGCAGGGAGAAGTATTGGGGGGCCCGCAAAGGTCGCTATCTTTTCTAGTGCCCTTCAAGGAACAATTAGTGGGAGCTCCGTAGCCAATGTTGTAACATCGGGGGCTTTTACGATCCCGATGATGAAAAAATTAGGCTATAAGAAGGAATTTGCTGGAGCAGTAGAAGCATCAGCCTCAACTGGGGGACAATTAATGCCACCAATTATGGGGGCTGCAGCATTTCTAATGGTTGAATTTATTGGAAACGGGATTACCTATTGGGACATAGCTAAAGCTGCAGCAATTCCAGCGATTCTTTACTTCGCAGGAATTTGGATTATGACGCATTTTGAGGCAAAACGACTTGGATTACGCGGTTTAACAAAAGATGAAATGCCAAGTCGAAAAGAAGTGTTTGGAAAGATTTATTTATTAATTCCAATCTTGGCAATTGTTTTGTTACTTATGTCGAACATTACGGTGACACATGCTGCTCTGTATTCAATTCTAATTTCAATCGTGGTTGGATTTATTAATAAAGCGGCGCGTATGAAATTCATCGATATTATTTATGCATTAGTTGATGGAGCACGTACTGCACTGGCTGTAGCAGCAGCTACAGCCGCAGCAGGAATCATTGTCGGAATCGTAACGAAAACAGGTTTAGGTCTAAAGCTAGCAAATGGTTTAATTGAATTGTCAGGGGGATATCTAATTCCAACACTTATGCTGACAATGGTGGCAGCTCTCATTCTTGGAATGGGCTCACCAACAACAGCAAACTATGTTATTACATCGACAATCGCTGCACCAGCAATGATTTTATTAGGTGTTCCTGATTTACCAGCCCATTTATTTGTTTTCTATTTTGGGATAATTGCAGATATTACACCACCAGTTGCATTAGCGGCATTTGCAGC encodes:
- a CDS encoding TRAP transporter permease, which codes for MADKEEIKYLTEEEQQELIEKYDPEAGTRKLTGILGYIAFFGLLAFSLFQLYTAVFGVFTAQIQRTVHLGFALSLIFLLFPGNRKKRQKGKFQITWYDGILAVLSIGVGAYWPLFFEDLVMSVGRLTNLDFAVGLIAILLVLEATRRAVGLPIMIIAIIFVLYGIFGEYMPGFLSHRGLSLDRLVQTMFFTTEGILGTPLAVSSTFIFLFLLFGSFLIRTGVGQYFNDLSIAIAGRSIGGPAKVAIFSSALQGTISGSSVANVVTSGAFTIPMMKKLGYKKEFAGAVEASASTGGQLMPPIMGAAAFLMVEFIGNGITYWDIAKAAAIPAILYFAGIWIMTHFEAKRLGLRGLTKDEMPSRKEVFGKIYLLIPILAIVLLLMSNITVTHAALYSILISIVVGFINKAARMKFIDIIYALVDGARTALAVAAATAAAGIIVGIVTKTGLGLKLANGLIELSGGYLIPTLMLTMVAALILGMGSPTTANYVITSTIAAPAMILLGVPDLPAHLFVFYFGIIADITPPVALAAFAAAGVSGGEPIRTGIESSKLAIAAFIIPYIFVLSPELLMIDTTWLEVIWVVFTAMVGMIAIGAGVIGYWMRGMHWLERIIAVIVGLLLIYPESISDITGIIMFVVLLTLQYVWKRNNNSKPKISAQA